A stretch of DNA from Pirellulales bacterium:
AATTCGCGCGTTCTCAATCGCGATTCGAATGCGCTCGGCCACCTGCTTCGCCACATCGATCCGGGCGGTGGGCAAGATCGCAGCGAACTCTTCGCCGCCAAATCGAGCTGGCAGGTCCATGTCGCGTACGGTCTCCTTCAACACCCGCGCCACGCAGCGGAGGACTTCGTCCCCGGCTTGATGCCCGTGCGTGTCGTTGAACTTCTTGAAAAAATCGACGTCGATCATCACCAGCGACAGCGGGGTGCCCATGCGCCGGAATTCTGGCAAGCGCCGCGACATTTCGCGATCGAACGCGCGCCGATTAGGAATGCCGGTCAAGGGGTCGGTCAGCGCGTCGGCAAGTTGCACCTCCAATTCGTGCGCTTGTTCTTGCATCTTGCTCGAAGCGTGCGCGAGTTGCTCTTCCAAGCGAGTGTTCGCCGCCAACAAACTGGCGATCGCTTGCACCACCGGCGCCGCGGCGGCGGTGTCGCTGGACGCCGACATCACGGTCAACTCACGACTGATCGCCGCCACGTGCGTGCTATGCTCGCCCACCCCGTGCGCCACATCGGTCGTCAGTTCGTGCAATTGCGCCAGCAGCGCCTCGGCCTTGTGTTGGTCAAATGTGTTGTTGGCGACGGGCGGCGGCAGTTCCAAGGTGGGCGTTGTCGCCGCGGCAACGGGGGCCTCGCGGCGAAGCCACCACCAGGCACAAGTTCCGCCGGCAATTAAATACACGGCGGCATGCAGGATGCGGCCCGCGGCGGCAAGAAAAAACGAATGTTCGGCAAGCA
This window harbors:
- a CDS encoding GGDEF domain-containing protein: MLLAEHSFFLAAAGRILHAAVYLIAGGTCAWWWLRREAPVAAATTPTLELPPPVANNTFDQHKAEALLAQLHELTTDVAHGVGEHSTHVAAISRELTVMSASSDTAAAAPVVQAIASLLAANTRLEEQLAHASSKMQEQAHELEVQLADALTDPLTGIPNRRAFDREMSRRLPEFRRMGTPLSLVMIDVDFFKKFNDTHGHQAGDEVLRCVARVLKETVRDMDLPARFGGEEFAAILPTARIDVAKQVAERIRIAIENARIEFQGVELRVTASIGVAEICTADDKDSLVQRADQGLYAAKKGGRNCGYYHDERQCLPIVAGQGAIASAKPSGEAEDEAGTNEFFRELERLMKRLKSSPQPASALLIAMVGPGAGADAEWQRTAHLSTLTGIREHAAECMVATLKPFCYGVILNDKDANGAVATADSIHSQLALLGLAGPNKPLTASFGVAEHRPGDDAASLLARAEESLRSSLAAGGDQIYFHTDQTTRPMMADLQIAR